The Leptodactylus fuscus isolate aLepFus1 chromosome 5, aLepFus1.hap2, whole genome shotgun sequence genome segment CAGCCTGGTCTActtgggccttaaagggattctaccactaaaacacatttttttctagttaacacgtcggaatagcgagCACCGCaattccacgcatgcgcagtatgttcggcaatcttcgccgaacagagcgtactgcgcaggcgtccgacagggacgctgaagaagcaaggggaggatacagaagaccatagaggcggcgctgcggtcggttttcgagctgcaatggggacgcccccatcgctgctcctgcgatggggacgcccccatcactgcgagagaactaattagcatacgggtacaaaccggtattttgaacgaacggcgcggcggagagcacttccaaaggtaagagacgaatagcctttttaaaggctattccgacgtgttaactagaaaaaaaatgtgttttagtggtagaatccctttaagaaaggctattcttctcctacctttagatgtcttctctgcgccgccatttggCATATAAtctgttttcgtcggtatgcaaatgagttctctcacagcactggggcttCCCCAGTGCTAATTGAGCGGTAGGAGAAGTAGCggtaaggtaggagaagaatagccttaaggctattcccacgtgtcaaccagaaaaaattgtgttttaatgataaatACATATTTTTTGCTTCTTCATCCTttgagggagtctatcattaacactcctaccttccattcttttcttctccccgCAGTTTCAGATAAAATCTGTTCCTTCTGTTATGCAAATTACAGTCACGGAGCATCGGGAGTGTTCCCCGCATCATAACTTTCCACCAACCCTTAGttagccgaatttttcagcacagtttttgtgctgaaaaagcccccctcggcttatacttgagtcagcaataaaaaaaataaattatttttttatttttttttaggagtgggggggggggggtctatgaccagctgcaatatcaatgtatagactctcccataaaatagtggggtaaaaaagaagctttaaaaagttgtaaatccctcctttccctagaatacatacaaaagtagaaaatgactgtgaaacacatacacattaggtatcctgtgtcagaaagtgcccggtctactgaatataggggatctgcagtgctcctgttctgtcaggaaggggttaataggagcactgcagatcccctatattcagccagactgaattccaaatgggggggggggggaaacagtcctcaagctcagggaaagggcagacagacaaccaaaacaccccttccccagcacctggcatctactgcacccaaaaactcagaccattttaatttttgaaattttccagtagctgctgcatttcaccccctcggcttatactcaagtcaataagttttcccagttttttgtggtaaaattaggggcctcggcttatattcgggtcggcttatactcaagtatatacggtaattgtgtTCActtttctcttcctcttctctggaTCTTCTATCTTTCGCAGGCATCGGACACAGAACTgtacgaatatcaaatctcgcaCATGCGCATTCAGTGCTGCCAGTTgagcagagcaaactgcgcatgcccaggacATCATTTTGCGATTGTCTGCTACATGAGTGTACTGCACCTGCGCAGTTTGCTcgtgtagttctctggagaactgagcatactgatgCCTTCGAAAGGCAGAAGAGTCGGAGTAGAGAGTGAACACAATTAGCTAAGGGGTGGTGGAAAGTTACAATGCGGGGAACACCCCAGTGCTCCGTGATTGTAATTTGCATAACAAAGGAAATAGATTTTATCAGAAATGATGAAGAGAAGAagagaatggaaggtaggagtagaatatcccttttaaaggctattccaacgtgccattagttaaaaaagacttggttctaaggctattgctggacacttcctgcttggcctgaagaagacacctgtCCGATGTCGAAACGCGTatccgttttaagctgttgttcatgtccttggagcaataaaacagaaccaattcatcttaatcttgcatatcgtcatttttatttttcaagtctattacggattttgctgcctttagcgctttgccagttcccggtttttctatatatcctttccattagttaaaaaggtgtttttgtaatgatagattccctttaagagtcATAACTTTTGTTTTATTATTCTATTGACATACGCATATGAGGGTTTGTCTTTAACAATGCAAATTGTGTTTTCTTTTAATGCCACTATTATGGGTTGCATATAATGCATTGAAAAGCCTACTATTTTTGGGGGCGGGGGGGGAATAGAAGAGATAATAATTCTGCATTTGGATTTGTTTTTGCAGCGTTCACCatgcagtataaataacatgttaacTTTAACCTGCCGGTCAATATGAGTGCAACAATACCCAATTTTTAAAGTACAATTCCgttgaaaatacattttttagTATTGTCATATTCTGAGAGCCATAACCTGTTCACTTTTTAGTTGATGAGTAATGGCATATTTTTATAACCTGTGAACAGATTCgatctattcaagtgaatgtggcTGAGCTGCTATAATAAGCACAGCTACTatgcaatgtacagcactgtggttggtggacagtgaagaggtcacagcactttTTTGAATGCTGTAGTttgttcaaacagctgatcagtggaatgTCTTATTGGTGTAGCCATCCTGTGATTAAACAGTACAGACAGCACATAGATGTCGCCCACACCTTCACAGCCCCATATGCTGCTATCTATGAGCACGGGCTGCAAAATGAGCAGGAATAAGACCTCTCCCAGCCCCATACACAAGTCCATGAAAATAcacagttgtgtgtatggggccatagaaatgaatggattagTGTGCTAGCCGCGAAAAAAACAACTAGAATTCTGGCAATGCACACAGTAAGTGTCCGCAGGGCTGTGGAGCTGGTAGGCTAAACCACTGATTCTAAGATTGCTTTCACACAGCAGTGCTGAGTACTTGGCTTAGAAAAAAGTACTTTTTTCATGGCTGAGTGAACATCTGAGGGtacccattttcacggatccctcatagACATGAGTCTATAATTGACCTGGTTCAGTCTATTTTTATTCTGAGTGGGCTGGTTGAAAATTGTAGGATCTTGCATTTTATATCTAAAACATAGATAGTGAAAAGTAAAAtgtctaaaaattaaaaaaaaaatgttttcttgttTAACGTAGAAACTTGAAAATATGCCATTTGCTGGTGATACATTATTTTTATTAGGCAATGGCAGTTTTGGGAGCCTTTTTAAATCCCATAGTTTTCGAGTCAACTTGCATCATGGGGACAAAGGGTGACCCGATTCCATCTTTCTAATCCCACAGATAACATGGTTGCCATTGACTATGACATCTGAGAGGTTAAACAGCAAGGATCTGAGTTGGCTCTATTCCTGGCTGTAAGATGTAGACGCCATGGGTTCAGCTCCTGAGCACATTAAAATATTACACATCCTTCATACATGTATAACCTATGTCACTAAGGGGTAAAAGAGCACAGTGATTCTGTATATCAACATGAAAAGCTTCCATGTTAGTATTACTTGCATCTCTAACATAGGACAGCTTGTGTATGTGAGAGTTCCCTTTTAAAGAAGAAGCAAGTTTACAGTGCCATGAGAGACAATACAGCCGTCTAAACATTTTTTTCTGGCATATTAATGCGTATTGGATTATTGCATTATGTACTTCCAGTTTAATGTTAAATAATCCTCTTCTTCGATGTCTATATTTTTAGGATACTGTAGTAAAATGACTGCGTTTTCCTTTTTTTCATAGGAAGCACAGATGCAACATCTAGACATTGCTAGAATCCTGCAAGTGGCAGAATCATTGGAGAATATTGTGCGTGGTTGCTTTGGCCCTGAAGGAGGACAGGTTTTGTTTATTAAATCTACAGGTGATCTTCTCATTACTAAAGATGGAAAAAGAATCCTGGAGTGCCTTTTATTGGATCACCCTGTTGCAAGGTACCAAGGGATACTTTGTATACTCAAGGCTAGGGCTTCACGTGGCGTAAGCACCACGGTTTGGCCGTGgcatgttacagtcacagcaaagtgtatggtattctagcaaatcccatccccactttgcagtaaaatatgcacagcagacatgctacaatttcgaAAACCGTTgtggctttggaaattgcagcatgtcgattaaacctgcggaaacgccagtggtttccttaTAGGCAGAATTGAAgccgaaagtccacaaaggaaacctctatgaactttctgttcaaagcgctgtgttcacagtttttcccacagcgcttttttgctgcgggatgccatatggggccttagcctaaagggatttttctATAACAATAATTATATTTAAATTTGCAGACAATAAAAACGTAAGCATTTTTGCAAGTAAAAATAATTCCAAATTttgctgaatatttaatattttctcTATTCATCATGGTAACACTcatttggctgtacagtgaattACGTGAAATCAAAGCTCaatagaaagtcacacaaatggaGCTTTTGtcgaattccaccccattctgattttttttttttttttggcgcttcCTACTACATTTTATGAAATATTaacccccttcccaacatctgccgaaCTATTACGgcaagtatttaaatatggtggtcgCAAACCAAAGACATGGCGCTAATGTATTACGGGCATTAGGGTGTTACAATTTTGAAGAGTATCACTGGCGCCAGGAAAGAGATCCAGGGCAGACGATCTCTTGCCATGACAGTCGTGAGCCTATTGAAGgcacccaggcttgtctggcatataCTTTTATTACAGGCTGTTTTATGCCAGTATTTTGCAGTGCATTAGCTATAGCATTGCATTCATGATCAAACTCCCTGGAgtccaagacccctaggggggtctaatagttacagtataaaagaaaaacaaatttaaaaaattaaaatgaattaaaaattcgAATCTccccactttccctagaatacatataaaagtttaaaaaaaaaaattactgtgaaaaaaGTACTCATTAGATATTCTactattttttcactgtttcatttctcataaaaatttgaatagatcagagcaatagacattccccaaaatggtataactaaaaagtacatctggccccgcaaaaaaagacaccctatacattcctgtacacagaagtataaaaaagttttttttttaaggggttaaaatgtaaataaaactatataaattttgtatccctggaactgtacctaAACGGAATACAAGTAACATCATTTTGAATGCACAGTGAAAACTCAGCCAATTTTGAATTATTCTGCCACTTTCACAATACATTTTACAGAATActaaatggtgccattataaagaacaatttgtcctgaaaacatcaagctctgtgaatggaaaaatagaaaagtaaTGGGGTTTGGAAGATGGGGAGTCAAAAGCGGAAATcgaaaaagggttaaaggggctctattagcaaaattatgctgatagagcgccacatatgcgtgaatagcctttaaaaaggctattcaggcaccggtaaagttatattaaactaccccctcgttttaaaataaaaccctaaaacagaatatgttcaacttatcgaacgtgcacggggggcgggcattcagggtccgacgtcatcttcagccacgcctcctcttccagcgatgtcctcgggtcccgtctaactatcGAAATGTCAATGATAAAAAATGGTGCATGCGCACTAGCAGTAGAAGAAggagcatgctactgcgcatgcacctgcgCCATTTTTTGTCAATgtcaggacccgaggacatcactggaagaggaggcgtggctgaagatgacgtcggtaagttgaacatattctgtttcagggttttaatTTAAAAtgagggggtagtttaatataactttacaggtgcctaaatagcctttttaaaggctattcacacatatgtggggctctatcagcatgatttttctgatagagcccctttaaataataccACTGTGAATACCTGAAAAAATTAAGAACTGAAAATACTATGTAAAGTGGAAGACTTGTGTGTTTCGGAAGgtgtctatattattattattagttactaATAGTAATGTTGTGTCTGCACCTTTtacataaataaatgaatttaTTAATTGGTATGATTTTGTTTTTCTCTAGGATGATTGTGAACTCTTCCTCCAGGCATTACAGTATTACTGGTGATGGTGTGAAATCCTTTGTTCTTCTCCTCTGTGCTGTCCTCAGAGAGCTTCAGGCAACTGCTGATAAAAATGAAGGGCTGCTTTTATGTGGGAAGGCAAAACTGAAGAACCAATATCAAAGGCAAGGTCATGCATTAAGAAGATTAAGTACTATGCTGTTGACCTTCCAAAGTAGAGTTCTGGATCGCCTTATAGAAGAGCACCTGAGTCCTCGCTTTCTTTCGGTTTTCTCAAATATGGAAGGAAATTTGACTTTGTGCAGAatatccatacaacagacattgGATACATATTTCAGCGGAAGAATAGGATATAACTTCCAGGAGTTTATTAGTCAGCTTGCCTGTGAATACCTTTACTGTTGTTTTCGGCACAGTGATGACATTCCCAGTGTGGTCAGTCTAGTGAGCAAATATTTCTCTGAGCTGCTTACTGAAGTTCCAGGACTTCCAGTAGACAAATCCAGGATATTACCTGGTTTAATACTTCACCGGACATTTTCAGTGTACTGTCCAGCAGAGGGAGAAGTCAGAGCAATAGTTATATCAGAGCAGATCTATCCATGTCTCTCTGAAACAGACACAGGCTTTCTTGTCACCTCAGATGTTCAGCTCCATCAGTCCCAACTATACCTAAGACAGAGAATTGAACATATTCTGAAACAGTTGCAACTAAAAGAAATCAAAATAATATTTTCAACACTTAAGCAACATGAGATTGTACTTTACTATGCAAAACTAAACGGAATATCTATAGTAGATTGCTTACCATCGGAGGAGGTTGATCTTCTCTGCATGATTGCCGGAGTGGCCCCGTTCTCTGGACCTCTCAATGATATTCTTCTCACTGAAACTTTTCCAGCAGCCAGTTGCAAACCCATTATAATCGGTTGCAAAAAGTATGTTCATCTAGTTTTACGGAGTTCATTGACCTTCCAGACGCACAGCCTTGTGTTGTGTGGCCCCGTGAAAGGATTGACTGAGCAACTTGTTTCTGCCTTCCATGGTGCTTTTAATATGCTAACACAGTTATTCCAACCATTTAATGCTGCCCAGGAAGAACCAACAAATAATGTAGAGAGTTGTTTGCGAACTAGAACTAAAGAACAAAGTGTAACTTGTAAGGGGTGCCAGAATGACTCAGTTGGCCTTGAGTACCATCACGAAAATAATGACCAAGCTGTCCCTATGCACTTCACACACTTAGAAGAAGAGGACTCAGCACGCGCTTCTGCAGAGTGTTCAGAAAGTTTAAGCCCCTCCTGTAGATGTGGGGACACAGGCAGTAAGTGCTTCAATGAGAAGGAAAGAAATCAACATCAAGAACCTTTTATAGCCCAGGGCAAGTCCGGTAATGCTGCTGATCTAACAAGTAGTGCAGCATTTGCAAATATTGGTCTGGTATTTCCAGGAGCAGGCGCTTTTGAACTGCTTTTGCATGATAATCTCCACAACTTTGCTAAAATATGCCAAGATTCAGAACTGGCATCTATTTGTACAGTGATTGCAAATGCACTTTTATGTATTCCAAGGCAAATCTACAAAGGAAAGTCAGAACAGACGCACCTCCCAGCATATCATTTACAGTGTTCCACAAAAAGGAAACTGGTAGATTTACATAATATATCAGAGGGCCTTGAACCTGTTTCCTGTAAGTACCAATTGCTAGCTTCTGTGCTCCAATGTGTTAGTCAGCTGGTAACCATAAACTTAATTATTGGGGTTAAAAAGAGCCAAAGCATTCAGTCTGTAGCAGAGCACTGATCCTTATCAACCAAAGAGTTGTATGTATACCAACAAAACTAAAATGCAACATCTACTACTTCAGTTTGTTTTAGAAGGATTTTACAATGGACAACAATTATTCCCTACCCACAGAATAAGGAATAAGTGTTTATTCACAAAGGGTCCGACTGTTGGAATCCCCAGTCCCGTGTGTAAATGGAGGTATGGTGTGTATGTGTGTCCACTGCTTCATTCATTTAGGGGACTTATAGCTAAATACATTACAGCTAGTAGGGAGTCTAGAAGTCTCCTCTTGAGACTTCTGAGGCATTTCAGTCACGTGTTCTTAGTTTAAACATTACTGTTGAGGCCAGTGATTACCTGCAATGGCAATGATGACAAATATATATTACTACCAGGCCGCCAGCGTTGGAACAGGGAACATATAAAAGGTGAGTTAGGGCTTTATACAGTTTTTCACCTTATTTGCCATTTTTGTAACGAGTAATGCAAACCTTTTTCAGGTTTGGTGATGTCCTACTCAGGAACCAGGAcatattttgtgttttatttaaACTTTTCTGCAGGAATTTTTACTTTAGTTATatcttgtaaaaaataaaaacatgtttagcatttgtttttgctattttttttaatatatatatatatatatatatatatatatatatatatatatatatgtctttatGTTCCCTTAAATGTTTAAAAGGGTCCCCTTTAAGTATGGTAGTTGGCTTTACCTTATTTTCAGTTTCAGCCAGCCATACTGTATCTCAGAGACACATGTGACCAAGGAAGATACATCAGTACTCCATAATACATGTCTGTCTCATAAATATCATTCCACCTATTCTACTCATGCAAGGGGTGTTTTGTATGTTTACATTGCTGCGTTTGTAATTCTGCTTTAATATTATAGATATTTTCATACTGCTCCATATTTTTATATAAGAGCGTTATGGCAACCATGTCTGTCCCTGGAAACTCAACCTTCCTTGTGGGTGCTTACAACAGTTACCCGTCACCCTCATGGAGGCAATGTAGACCCCTTGTCTCTACCAACATCCCTAGCTAGACTGCTTGATGAGTATGAGTATGGGATGTGTGATCTGTTGTGCTATTGAAGCTCATTTCACTCTATTCCATATTGATTTTTTCATGGTAGCAAATCAATGTTC includes the following:
- the BBS10 gene encoding BBSome complex assembly protein BBS10; the protein is MMKRRREWKEAQMQHLDIARILQVAESLENIVRGCFGPEGGQVLFIKSTGDLLITKDGKRILECLLLDHPVARMIVNSSSRHYSITGDGVKSFVLLLCAVLRELQATADKNEGLLLCGKAKLKNQYQRQGHALRRLSTMLLTFQSRVLDRLIEEHLSPRFLSVFSNMEGNLTLCRISIQQTLDTYFSGRIGYNFQEFISQLACEYLYCCFRHSDDIPSVVSLVSKYFSELLTEVPGLPVDKSRILPGLILHRTFSVYCPAEGEVRAIVISEQIYPCLSETDTGFLVTSDVQLHQSQLYLRQRIEHILKQLQLKEIKIIFSTLKQHEIVLYYAKLNGISIVDCLPSEEVDLLCMIAGVAPFSGPLNDILLTETFPAASCKPIIIGCKKYVHLVLRSSLTFQTHSLVLCGPVKGLTEQLVSAFHGAFNMLTQLFQPFNAAQEEPTNNVESCLRTRTKEQSVTCKGCQNDSVGLEYHHENNDQAVPMHFTHLEEEDSARASAECSESLSPSCRCGDTGSKCFNEKERNQHQEPFIAQGKSGNAADLTSSAAFANIGLVFPGAGAFELLLHDNLHNFAKICQDSELASICTVIANALLCIPRQIYKGKSEQTHLPAYHLQCSTKRKLVDLHNISEGLEPVSCKYQLLASVLQCVSQLVTINLIIGVKKSQSIQSVAEH